AGCTCAGTTCGGGAGAGCGCTGCCCTGAAGAGGCAGTTGTCCCCGGTTCAAATCCGGGTCTGGGCACCTAGAAGTAAACGCAGGACATCAGTAGTGTAGCGGTCATCACCTGGCGTTGCCAACGCTAGAACCCGGGTTCGAATCCCGGCTGATGTACTTCTTTTTTTAGTTTTCTCTTGATTGAATGCTTCTTGCTTGAGTAGTCTCGGTTTAGATTTATCTTTTCGCTTAGGTATAAGTATGATAAACTTCCCTTCTTCAAGTGAACAGGATGTAAGCAACATTTGAGGCTGCATTCTGCTCGCAGTCAGAGGGGGAATTTCGGATGAAGCAGTCTTTCATTGAAAGGTACTATATGCAAAAGGAAGTTGAGATCGACATCGGTGGAGAGGAAAATTACAGGGGTATAGCTGCAGAGTGCAATGACGGTATCCTCAGCCTTAAATGGGATATCGGTAAGGAAGGATACACTCATATCGATATAGATAGCATCAGAGCCATCTGGCTACAGCCCGAGTGAGTATTCCTGCTCGCCTGAATGTTCTCAAGTGTCTGTTCTTGCTTAAAGGCATCATAAGCTTCCAAAAACAGATCTATTTTTTATGTCCGTTTAACCGGGCATATTATTGAACGATAAGTGGTTCCAGTCTTAAACCTCCAGGTCCATGATATCGCCCGGCCCGGAATTGTTATTTTCTATATGGCCTGCTGATAGAAATTACAATGGCGTGTTATGTTCAGAGAGGTTTGTTTTATATCCCTCGGAGTACATCCAACAGTCGGAGTTGGTGGAAGTAAATGGCAGCAGGTTGTGAAAACCTGCTCTTTGCGAATACAGGCTGTGTAATAGCCGAAGCTGTTCTTCCGGCCAGCTATCGTCAAAAGGAGTGGAGGTGTCATCCCGTGGAAGTTTTAATAAACTGTCCCAGCTGTGGTATGAAGTTACTTAATGCCGCCAGAGGCGTTCAGCACTGCAACGAATGCGGATACTGGACAAAGAAAGTATGGGTCTACGCTTGAATTAATTCCGTGAAGCGTTATCCGATTAACGAGGAAAGCTTAAAACACTTTGTAACAGGATCCGATATCAAGAGCCGTTAAATGCAGGTCTCCCGAAGGCCCGAAAAAACATAAGTTTTCCCAATTCTATTTTTTTCTGGCATAATTGCTGCTCTCATATCCTGAAAGGTTAACCTGGTTAAATTCATATTGTTTGCCTGTAAAAACATCATCTATGAAATATGAACGTGAGGTCATAGTTTCTTCTGTAGCGGTAGTGGTTGGGATAATGCTCTTCTTCCTGTACCAGGAAAGAAGCTCGGCTATTAATATCATTCTCAGGGCAGCAGCACTGTTTGGCTATCTATTCCTGTTCCTCGGGATACTGTCATCTGAGTACAGGGTCCGGATGAAGAAGGTCTTTGGCAGTCCTTTTCTGAATATCCATCATCATCTCGCAAGGGCAGGAGTCGCGCTTGTCCTGCTTCATCCCCTGCTTGTTGCCTACCGGTCTGGCCTAAGCTCTTTTCTGCCTGTGTTCTATCCTGTGATGGATTTCCTGATGCTTGCAGGAAGGCCTGCATTCTACATTATCCTGATAGCAGTGCTGGCTGGTGTTTACAGGAAGAGGATACCAAAAAAATGGAGGGACATCCATGCACTCAACTACCTGGGATTCGTGCTTGTCTTCTTCCATGCATGGCTTATAGGCACGGACCTTCAGTATGCTCCGATGCAAGTCATCTGGCTTGCCATGGCACTGGCAGTACTTGCAGTCTATATACACAAGCATATCATGCCTGCACCGGTCCGAAAGAAGAATGCCGGGAAGGGCCAGGATAAGAGCGCATGATCATAAACACATTGCTATTGCTGAAAGCTGTGTCAGGGCCAATGTGAAACAAGAAGACAACGGTAACTTATTTATCATTTTGGCAATCTCTTTTTCCTATGGCAGAAGAGCAGTGGTGCAGTATACCTTCGGAAGATGTCTTTTCCTTGTTCAATAGCCACCCGGATGGCCTGAGCCGTGAAGAGGCTGAAAAGAGGCTTTCACGGGACGGCTATAATGAGGTGGAGTCTAAGAAGGAACATGGGCCTGTTTATAGATTTCTCCGGCAGTTCGCCAGTCCCCTGATATACCTCCTGCTCATAGCTGCTGCCATAACATTCTTCCTTGATCTGTATGTCGATACTATCGTGATCCTGTTCGTGGTCCTGGCAAATGCGGTCATAGGTTTCATCCAGGAAGGAAAGGCCCGGCATGCCCTGGAATCCCTGTCAAAGCTGCTGGTGCCTGAAGCAAGGGTCCTGAGGGGTGGCATGAGTATCGTATTGTCAAGCAGGGAACTTGTGGTCGGTGATATCGTGCTGCTGGAAGCAGGCGACAGAGTGCCTGCTGATCTGCGCCTGTTCTATACCAAGAACCTGAGGGCGGATGAGTCCATACTGACCGGGGAATCAGTTCCCGTGGAAAAGAGCACAGCTGCTATTGCTACCGGCTGCGCGTCCTTTGGGGACCAGAAGAACATCTCCTTTGCGGGTACCCTGATAAGCCAGGGGCAGGGCAGGGGCATTGTAGTGGCCACCGGCAACGGGACCCAGATAGGCCGGATATCCGAGTTCATCAGGGAGAGTAAGGAAATATCCACTCCTCTGCTGCGCAAGATGGCCCAGATGAGTGTCGTACTGTCTGTGGTCATCGTTGTCGTGGCAGCGCTCACCTTTGCCATAGGCCTGCTGAGGGGACTTGAGACCATCGAGATATTCATGGCTTCCGTCAGCCTTGCAGTTGCAGCTATCCCGGAAGGGCTTCCTGCGGTCATAACGATCTCCATGGCCATCGGCGTGAACCGGATGGCATCAAGGAACACTATCATACGCACGGTTCCAGCAGTCGAGACCTTGGGAAGCGCCACTGTGATATGCACGGACAAGACCGGCACCCTTACCAAGAACCAGATGACGGTGACCCAGGTATACGCTGCAGGCAAGCTTTATGAGGTCACAGGCGCAGGTTATGATCCGGAAGGTGAGTTCCTGCTTAACGGAGCCCGGGTGGATCCGATTGCCGACAGGGCCCTGACAGAAACCCTTAAAGCAGGAGTGCTGTGCAATGACGCATCTTTCCGGGGCGAGGACAACATTGACGGGGACCCCACGGAAGGTGCACTGCTGATCTCAGGCCTCAAGGCCGGAAAGTTCTACCTTCCGCGGGTGGATATCGTACCCTTTGAACCTGAAGAGAGATATATGGCCACTCTGCATGAAAACGGGGACGGCTCGAAGATAATTTACGTGAAAGGCTCTCCTGAAAAGATCCTCCAGCTGTGTGTCTCACAGTTTGATGGTGAACGCACGGGTCCCCTGGACATACGGGGTGTCACCCAGACATCCGAACAGATGGCCTCTGATGCATTAAGGGTGCTGGGCATGGCCTACAGGCAGGTGCCTGCTGAGATGGACCGGATAGAACCGGAAGACATAAAGGATCTTGTCTTCGTTGGTCTGCAGGGCATGATGGATCCCCCGAGGGACGGAGTGACCGAAGCTGTCCGGCAGTGCAAGACAGCAGGTATCAGGGTAATAATGATCACGGGAGACCACCTGAGTACGGCTTATGCCATTGCCACTAAGATCGGCATTGAGACCGAAGGTGGCCTTTCAGGAAAGGATCTCGAGGTCATGCCGGACGAGCAGCTGAGGCAGCGTCTGAGGTCGGTCTCGGTATTCGCAAGAACCTCTCCCGAAGACAAGTTAAGGATAGTCAAGCTTCTGAAGGAAATGGGTGAGGTGGTGGCAGTCACCGGTGACGGCATAAATGACGCTCCTGCTCTCAAGACCGCCGATATAGGCATCTCCATGGGCATAACAGGCACGGAGGTTGCCAAGGAAGCCTCCAATGTGGTGCTTGCAGATGATAATTTCTCCTCCATCGTTGCAGCCGTCGAGGAAGGCAGGGATGTCTATAGCAAGATACAGAAGATATTATTGTGGACCCTGCCAACCAACGGAGGACAGGGTCTGTCCATAGTGGTTGCAGTGCTGATGGGACTTACACTGCCCCTGGTTCCGCTCCAGGTCCTGTGGCTGAACACGGTCACGGCTGTCGGCCTGGGCGTCCCCATTACCATGGAACCAAAGGAGAGAGGTATACTCAGGAGACCTCCCAGGCCCCCAAAAGAGCCTATACTGACCGCGCTGATAAAAAGAAGGATCGTGTTCGTGTCACTGCTCATAGTTGCAGGCGCTTACTTCAATTTCTTCAGGAAACTGGAAGATGGGGGAGACCTGGATGCAGCGCGTACCGTTGCACTGAATACCATCATGTTCTTCCAGATATTCTTCCTGTTCAACTCCAAGTCCCTTTATGACTATGTCTACAGGGATCTGTTCTCGAACAAGTTCATGTTGCTGGGTATTGCTATTGTGCTCTTCCTGCAGCTGTTGATAACCTATGAGCCGACAATGAATTCGGTGTTTTCCACCGCTCCAATCCTGCCGGCTGACTGGCTGGACATACTGCTCGTATCAAGTACGGTGTTCTTCCTGATAGAATTTGAGAAATACCTGCAAAAAAGGGGATATCTTCACTGAGATAATACACGTGAACGG
This DNA window, taken from Methanolobus chelungpuianus, encodes the following:
- a CDS encoding MM0924 family protein: MKQSFIERYYMQKEVEIDIGGEENYRGIAAECNDGILSLKWDIGKEGYTHIDIDSIRAIWLQPE
- a CDS encoding ferric reductase, producing the protein MKYEREVIVSSVAVVVGIMLFFLYQERSSAINIILRAAALFGYLFLFLGILSSEYRVRMKKVFGSPFLNIHHHLARAGVALVLLHPLLVAYRSGLSSFLPVFYPVMDFLMLAGRPAFYIILIAVLAGVYRKRIPKKWRDIHALNYLGFVLVFFHAWLIGTDLQYAPMQVIWLAMALAVLAVYIHKHIMPAPVRKKNAGKGQDKSA
- a CDS encoding cation-translocating P-type ATPase; the encoded protein is MAEEQWCSIPSEDVFSLFNSHPDGLSREEAEKRLSRDGYNEVESKKEHGPVYRFLRQFASPLIYLLLIAAAITFFLDLYVDTIVILFVVLANAVIGFIQEGKARHALESLSKLLVPEARVLRGGMSIVLSSRELVVGDIVLLEAGDRVPADLRLFYTKNLRADESILTGESVPVEKSTAAIATGCASFGDQKNISFAGTLISQGQGRGIVVATGNGTQIGRISEFIRESKEISTPLLRKMAQMSVVLSVVIVVVAALTFAIGLLRGLETIEIFMASVSLAVAAIPEGLPAVITISMAIGVNRMASRNTIIRTVPAVETLGSATVICTDKTGTLTKNQMTVTQVYAAGKLYEVTGAGYDPEGEFLLNGARVDPIADRALTETLKAGVLCNDASFRGEDNIDGDPTEGALLISGLKAGKFYLPRVDIVPFEPEERYMATLHENGDGSKIIYVKGSPEKILQLCVSQFDGERTGPLDIRGVTQTSEQMASDALRVLGMAYRQVPAEMDRIEPEDIKDLVFVGLQGMMDPPRDGVTEAVRQCKTAGIRVIMITGDHLSTAYAIATKIGIETEGGLSGKDLEVMPDEQLRQRLRSVSVFARTSPEDKLRIVKLLKEMGEVVAVTGDGINDAPALKTADIGISMGITGTEVAKEASNVVLADDNFSSIVAAVEEGRDVYSKIQKILLWTLPTNGGQGLSIVVAVLMGLTLPLVPLQVLWLNTVTAVGLGVPITMEPKERGILRRPPRPPKEPILTALIKRRIVFVSLLIVAGAYFNFFRKLEDGGDLDAARTVALNTIMFFQIFFLFNSKSLYDYVYRDLFSNKFMLLGIAIVLFLQLLITYEPTMNSVFSTAPILPADWLDILLVSSTVFFLIEFEKYLQKRGYLH